One Bdellovibrionota bacterium DNA window includes the following coding sequences:
- a CDS encoding CBS domain-containing protein: protein MQVSDIMTTNLFTLLENQTLDMAEEIMKWHRIRHIPVIDDNRRLVGLVTHRDLLRGAISCFANPHPDHQKNLNAHIPVRDLMRSHVVTASPDMPLEMAAELIAKEKVGCLPVIENGKLVGIVTEVDFVALVQAALGKKLNLQKGASHDHDPENFGTH from the coding sequence ATGCAAGTTTCCGACATCATGACCACGAATCTCTTTACACTGCTCGAGAATCAAACGCTCGACATGGCGGAGGAGATTATGAAATGGCATCGAATCCGCCACATTCCCGTCATCGACGACAATCGTCGGTTGGTCGGCCTGGTCACTCACCGGGACCTATTGCGGGGGGCCATTTCTTGTTTTGCGAATCCCCATCCCGATCATCAAAAGAATCTAAACGCGCACATTCCTGTTCGTGATCTGATGCGAAGCCATGTCGTAACCGCAAGTCCGGATATGCCGCTCGAGATGGCCGCGGAACTGATCGCTAAGGAGAAGGTGGGTTGCCTTCCGGTAATTGAGAACGGGAAGCTCGTGGGAATCGTCACTGAGGTCGATTTTGTAGCCCTCGTTCAGGCGGCGCTCGGAAAGAAACTTAATCTACAGAAAGGAGCCTCCCATGACCATGATCCAGAAAATTTTGGTACCCATTGA
- a CDS encoding NAD-dependent malic enzyme codes for MSSSKHRSLDEHTLRVAYTGDELLHDPGLNKGTAFTADERRRLGLEGLLPPRICSQDEQVARVLENYRKKPNELEKFIHMGGLQDRNETLFYRVIQDHIEEMMPVIYTPVVGKACQLYGHIFRRSRGMFLTRHERSRFRQVLKNWPEKDVRVIVVTDGERILGLGDLGANGMGIPVGKLALYTACAGVHPRQSLPITLDVGTNNQELLKDPLYLGTQAPRLKGKEYDDLIEEFVSAVQDIFPKALLQFEDFANHNAFRLLNKYRERVCCFNDDIQGTAAVTVAGIYSAMKITQKKLTDQTILMHGAGEAAIGIGDLIVSAIMEGGLAKPEAISRCWFVDSKGLVESSRKDLQEHKRPYAHSHAPMADLFQAVRSLRPTALVGVSGHPKQFTKEILEEMAKLNERPVVFALSNPTSQAECTAEEAYVHTRGRAIFASGSPFDPVTYEGKRFAPGQGNNAYIFPGVGLGVVLSGARFVTDEMFFASAKTLAQHVSKEDLERGSIYPPLSKIREVSAAIAGAVMEIAHRRELAREPKPSDIPSFVQAKQYRPTYLNYV; via the coding sequence ATGTCATCGAGCAAACATCGATCCCTGGATGAGCACACGCTTCGCGTCGCCTATACGGGTGACGAACTGCTTCACGACCCGGGGTTGAACAAAGGCACGGCATTCACCGCCGATGAACGGCGAAGACTCGGCCTGGAGGGGCTTCTACCTCCCCGGATCTGTTCGCAAGACGAACAGGTGGCTCGAGTCTTGGAAAACTACCGAAAAAAACCGAATGAACTCGAGAAATTCATTCATATGGGAGGTCTCCAAGACCGGAACGAGACCCTTTTCTACCGCGTCATTCAAGATCACATCGAAGAGATGATGCCGGTTATTTACACGCCCGTCGTGGGAAAGGCTTGCCAGCTGTACGGCCATATCTTCCGGCGGTCGCGCGGCATGTTCCTCACCCGCCATGAACGCAGCCGCTTCCGCCAAGTTCTCAAAAATTGGCCGGAGAAGGATGTTCGCGTCATCGTCGTGACGGACGGCGAGCGAATCCTCGGTTTGGGTGATCTGGGCGCCAACGGCATGGGGATTCCGGTGGGAAAACTGGCCCTCTACACCGCGTGCGCGGGCGTCCACCCCAGGCAATCGCTGCCGATCACGCTGGACGTCGGCACGAACAATCAGGAACTCTTGAAAGATCCGCTCTATTTGGGAACGCAAGCGCCAAGATTGAAAGGGAAGGAATACGACGATCTCATAGAAGAGTTCGTCAGTGCGGTCCAGGATATCTTCCCGAAGGCCCTTCTTCAATTCGAGGACTTCGCCAATCACAACGCTTTCCGGCTTTTGAACAAATACCGGGAGCGGGTTTGCTGCTTCAACGACGACATTCAGGGAACCGCCGCCGTAACCGTGGCGGGAATTTATTCGGCCATGAAGATCACGCAGAAAAAGCTGACGGACCAGACAATTTTGATGCATGGAGCGGGTGAAGCCGCCATCGGGATCGGCGACTTGATCGTCAGCGCGATTATGGAGGGCGGGTTAGCCAAACCGGAAGCGATATCACGATGCTGGTTCGTCGACTCCAAGGGACTCGTAGAAAGCTCTCGCAAAGATCTTCAGGAACATAAACGTCCGTACGCACATTCCCACGCGCCGATGGCGGATCTTTTCCAGGCCGTTCGTTCATTGCGACCGACGGCGCTTGTGGGCGTATCGGGTCATCCGAAGCAGTTTACCAAGGAGATATTGGAAGAAATGGCCAAGCTCAACGAGCGGCCGGTCGTATTTGCTCTGTCGAATCCGACCTCCCAGGCGGAATGTACGGCCGAAGAAGCATACGTTCACACCCGAGGGAGGGCGATCTTCGCCAGCGGCAGTCCGTTCGATCCGGTGACGTACGAAGGCAAGCGTTTCGCTCCCGGCCAGGGAAACAACGCGTACATTTTCCCCGGCGTCGGCTTGGGCGTCGTTCTTAGCGGAGCAAGATTCGTGACGGATGAAATGTTTTTCGCCTCGGCGAAGACGTTGGCGCAGCACGTATCGAAGGAGGACCTGGAGCGTGGATCGATTTATCCGCCTCTATCGAAAATCCGGGAAGTCTCGGCGGCTATTGCAGGGGCCGTTATGGAGATCGCTCATCGGCGGGAGCTTGCGCGAGAACCGAAGCCGTCCGATATTCCGAGCTTCGTTCAGGCCAAACAGTACCGGCCGACGTATCTGAACTACGTTTAA
- a CDS encoding protein kinase yields MPPRLGRYHLIHKIGEGGLSNVYLGVKDQQPYAVKCLKAERVHEPQAVADFIREVRIGSKLRHPNILPILDQGRINDTYFLVMELLLGGSVQQLIDDYQQAGQKVPLPLSLYLIRDCCQALRYLHRTSIFENSNSVLFHGDLSSDNVMIAQDGTIRIVDFGSAGQESFADATHRHFGKLAFLPPEVFKGAAPSTGTDIYSLGVLAFYLFFGQRPFEGTSKIDLTRAIEEGSIPRLPCKDLVRSSNDENVLRIFFNRALGKELEMRFKTVDEFERHLFHVHFSQQPLTELTEVTGYFHERFTNRLRVLDAEWTAKLNEFRTSDKADRAAANASSNLESLLAQADRRKHPRISTETAAIQTDLIDTVQRAKVQFEVRELSCGGMLVKWEGLVPRRGQEYPVVVHLGAGYAQVRGVGRLLYEVSKDKKTFAALRFTEIPQSGIAALNHYIQNHLQDHDPSEQQERNEPDLVVLDVFFMTADALRVEFERNMKHGGMFIESERFVETGETVFVRIHLPHTFQRILLKGKVVVCQPVDQRKHSVSLHLEMKPEQLETLVSQFSGPS; encoded by the coding sequence ATGCCCCCTCGTCTCGGCAGATACCATCTAATCCACAAGATCGGCGAAGGGGGGCTCTCCAATGTTTACCTTGGAGTAAAGGATCAACAGCCGTATGCGGTTAAATGCCTGAAAGCCGAACGAGTTCATGAACCTCAGGCCGTGGCGGACTTTATTCGTGAAGTTCGGATCGGTTCGAAATTGCGCCATCCCAACATCCTTCCCATTCTCGATCAAGGACGGATAAACGACACGTACTTCCTGGTCATGGAGCTTTTGCTTGGCGGAAGCGTTCAGCAACTGATCGACGATTATCAGCAGGCGGGACAAAAAGTGCCCCTGCCGCTTTCCCTTTATTTGATCCGAGATTGTTGCCAGGCCCTCCGTTATCTTCACCGAACGTCCATCTTTGAGAACTCGAATTCCGTTCTGTTCCATGGCGATTTATCGTCGGACAACGTGATGATCGCTCAGGACGGCACGATCCGCATCGTCGATTTTGGAAGCGCCGGGCAGGAAAGCTTTGCCGATGCCACACACCGACACTTTGGAAAGCTCGCTTTTCTTCCCCCTGAGGTTTTCAAAGGTGCGGCACCCAGCACCGGAACGGACATCTACTCGCTTGGCGTCTTGGCGTTCTATCTCTTCTTCGGTCAACGCCCCTTCGAAGGGACCAGCAAAATTGACCTAACGCGCGCGATCGAGGAGGGTTCGATCCCTCGCCTTCCCTGCAAAGATCTGGTTCGAAGCTCAAATGATGAAAACGTTCTTCGGATCTTTTTCAATCGTGCATTGGGCAAAGAACTGGAGATGCGTTTCAAAACCGTGGACGAGTTTGAGCGGCATTTATTTCACGTTCACTTTTCCCAGCAGCCGTTGACGGAACTTACGGAAGTAACCGGTTATTTTCATGAGCGTTTTACAAATCGCTTACGAGTCCTGGATGCAGAATGGACGGCTAAATTGAATGAGTTTCGAACTTCGGACAAAGCCGATAGGGCTGCCGCCAACGCTTCTTCCAATCTGGAATCTTTGCTCGCCCAAGCCGACCGCCGAAAGCATCCGCGCATTTCCACGGAAACGGCGGCGATCCAAACGGACCTCATCGACACGGTCCAGCGGGCAAAGGTTCAATTCGAAGTTCGCGAGCTAAGTTGCGGCGGAATGCTCGTAAAGTGGGAAGGGTTGGTCCCCCGGCGTGGGCAGGAATATCCCGTCGTCGTTCACCTGGGCGCCGGATACGCCCAGGTTCGTGGCGTCGGCCGGCTTCTTTATGAGGTCTCGAAAGACAAAAAAACATTCGCCGCGCTCCGGTTCACGGAGATTCCACAATCCGGCATTGCCGCTCTGAATCATTACATCCAAAACCACCTTCAAGACCACGACCCGTCCGAACAACAGGAACGAAATGAACCTGATCTTGTTGTCCTGGATGTTTTTTTTATGACCGCCGACGCGCTTCGGGTGGAATTCGAAAGGAACATGAAACATGGCGGAATGTTCATAGAGTCGGAACGTTTCGTAGAGACCGGTGAAACGGTTTTCGTTCGAATCCACCTTCCTCACACGTTTCAGCGGATTCTATTGAAAGGAAAAGTTGTCGTCTGCCAGCCCGTCGACCAGCGGAAACATAGCGTCAGCTTGCATCTCGAGATGAAACCAGAGCAACTAGAAACGCTCGTCAGCCAGTTTTCGGGTCCTTCTTGA
- a CDS encoding Hsp20/alpha crystallin family protein translates to MALPNVIPILRESQAPRKRFGEESPFFAMPRLMSRMFDELYRDFMPTQFRYMTESVEAYTPKIDVKDTEKDIQVLAELPGVDEKDIEISLTNETLTIKGEKKSEVEEKRKDYYWAERAYGSFYRSIPLPCEVKADKAEAVFKKGVLSVLLPKTDAAKTERKTIHLKTAE, encoded by the coding sequence ATGGCACTACCCAATGTCATCCCGATTCTTCGAGAGTCGCAAGCGCCTCGAAAGAGATTCGGTGAAGAGTCTCCGTTCTTCGCTATGCCGCGCCTGATGAGCCGCATGTTCGACGAGTTATATCGCGACTTCATGCCAACTCAATTCCGCTACATGACGGAGAGCGTGGAGGCTTACACGCCGAAGATCGACGTCAAGGATACCGAAAAGGATATCCAGGTGTTGGCTGAACTTCCGGGAGTGGACGAGAAGGACATCGAGATTTCTCTCACCAACGAAACGCTGACCATCAAAGGCGAGAAGAAATCCGAGGTCGAGGAGAAACGGAAAGATTATTACTGGGCTGAAAGAGCCTATGGATCTTTCTATCGTTCGATTCCGCTTCCCTGTGAGGTGAAAGCCGATAAAGCGGAAGCCGTATTTAAGAAAGGAGTTTTGTCGGTTCTTCTCCCCAAGACTGACGCGGCCAAAACTGAGCGGAAGACCATCCATCTGAAAACCG
- a CDS encoding CBS domain-containing protein → MSTYRARDIMKRDVMTVPEDMTVRELATFLIENQISGAPVTNKRGRIVGVVSMRDIVGVDVDRPDSVSGSRNRPEFYDMSWDNMNLIDEVPQMHIERQGMLVGDVMNSAVYKVHPDAPVRDIAQTMLQAKIHRVMVMNGGDRLEGIVTTMDLLPLI, encoded by the coding sequence ATGTCGACGTATCGAGCTCGGGATATAATGAAGCGCGACGTCATGACCGTGCCGGAAGATATGACCGTTCGCGAACTCGCCACTTTTCTGATCGAAAACCAAATCAGCGGCGCCCCCGTGACCAATAAGAGGGGGAGGATCGTCGGCGTCGTATCGATGCGCGATATCGTTGGCGTGGACGTCGACCGGCCCGACTCGGTGTCCGGCTCGCGCAACCGCCCGGAATTTTACGACATGTCATGGGACAACATGAATTTGATCGACGAGGTTCCGCAGATGCACATTGAGCGGCAGGGCATGCTGGTCGGAGACGTCATGAATTCCGCGGTTTACAAGGTTCACCCCGACGCTCCGGTTCGAGACATCGCACAGACGATGCTCCAGGCGAAGATTCATCGGGTGATGGTCATGAACGGCGGAGACCGTCTAGAGGGTATCGTCACGACGATGGATCTCCTACCTCTGATCTAG
- a CDS encoding universal stress protein, whose translation MTMIQKILVPIDFSDASKEAAEQAMELCKAFNAELRLVHVRDLSGLVIYGEDSLWPGRNLEQKTNDTARKEMDKYIQELKAPVKVTSVVVSTNRSVPQMICDEADDSGADWIVMSTHGRTGIDRFVMGSVAERVVRNALCPVLTVRWHKFQVHNAEKEAA comes from the coding sequence ATGACCATGATCCAGAAAATTTTGGTACCCATTGATTTTTCCGATGCTTCAAAAGAAGCGGCCGAACAAGCGATGGAGTTATGTAAAGCCTTTAACGCCGAATTGCGCCTGGTTCACGTCCGGGATTTGAGCGGTTTGGTGATCTACGGCGAGGATTCGCTCTGGCCGGGACGAAATCTGGAACAAAAGACAAACGATACGGCGCGGAAAGAAATGGACAAGTACATTCAGGAGTTAAAGGCGCCCGTAAAGGTGACGTCGGTGGTCGTATCCACGAATCGTTCGGTTCCGCAGATGATTTGTGACGAAGCGGACGACTCCGGAGCCGACTGGATCGTGATGTCAACGCACGGACGAACGGGAATCGACCGCTTTGTGATGGGCAGCGTAGCCGAAAGGGTGGTGCGAAACGCCCTGTGCCCGGTGCTCACGGTCCGGTGGCATAAGTTCCAGGTCCACAACGCCGAAAAAGAAGCGGCCTAG
- a CDS encoding CBS domain-containing protein, whose product MRCKDLMNGNVRFCRELDPIHLCAKLMRDHNIGFVPVLDVNDRAVGVVTDRDITCRVVAVQKSFALPVREIMTRHLLSCGAEDELGYAEAKMSQQRKSRILVMNEEGKAVGVISLSDIARAEPHRRSGRVLEEVTRREGSSRPVVVI is encoded by the coding sequence ATGAGATGCAAAGATCTCATGAACGGCAACGTTCGTTTCTGCCGAGAATTAGACCCCATTCATCTCTGCGCAAAGCTGATGCGCGATCATAATATCGGTTTTGTCCCGGTTCTGGATGTGAACGATCGGGCGGTTGGAGTGGTCACCGATCGGGACATTACGTGCCGCGTTGTGGCCGTACAAAAATCGTTCGCACTTCCGGTGCGCGAGATCATGACGCGACATCTGTTATCGTGCGGCGCGGAAGACGAACTCGGGTACGCCGAGGCCAAGATGAGCCAGCAAAGAAAGTCGAGAATCCTCGTCATGAACGAGGAAGGCAAAGCGGTGGGCGTGATCAGTCTGTCCGATATCGCCCGTGCGGAGCCTCATCGGCGTTCCGGGCGCGTGCTGGAAGAAGTCACGCGCCGAGAGGGCAGTTCGCGCCCGGTCGTCGTGATCTGA